From a single Bryobacter aggregatus MPL3 genomic region:
- the ruvA gene encoding Holliday junction branch migration protein RuvA: protein MIAYLRGTVLEKAGGTVIVMAGGVGYKVEVPISSYAGLPAAGQEVNLRIYTKVSEDSIALFGFLTAIEKRAFERLISVSGIGPALGVKVLSGIAVENLVSCIRGGDIVGLTRVPGIGKKTAERIILELKDKLDDLPLGAPTRLPGTTAEHFSALEADVLSALINLGSPAAAAEQAVAKAKGMVNSGDFEALFRKSLELVR, encoded by the coding sequence ATGATTGCGTATCTCAGGGGAACGGTGCTGGAAAAAGCAGGCGGCACGGTCATCGTGATGGCGGGCGGGGTCGGCTACAAGGTGGAGGTCCCGATTAGCAGCTATGCGGGCTTGCCAGCAGCCGGCCAGGAAGTGAATCTCCGCATCTACACGAAAGTGAGCGAAGATTCCATTGCGTTATTTGGCTTTCTCACCGCCATTGAGAAGCGTGCCTTCGAACGGCTGATCTCGGTGAGCGGCATCGGGCCGGCGCTGGGCGTGAAGGTACTAAGCGGGATTGCCGTCGAAAATCTGGTGTCCTGCATCCGTGGCGGGGACATTGTGGGGCTAACGCGGGTTCCGGGGATCGGCAAAAAGACCGCAGAACGCATCATCCTCGAGCTGAAAGATAAGCTGGATGACCTGCCGCTCGGCGCCCCCACCCGGCTACCCGGGACGACGGCAGAACACTTCTCGGCACTCGAAGCCGATGTCCTGTCGGCGCTGATCAATCTCGGCTCGCCCGCCGCAGCCGCCGAACAGGCCGTCGCCAAAGCGAAGGGAATGGTGAATAGCGGAGACTTTGAGGCGCTCTTCCGCAAGAGTTTAGAGCTCGTACGTTAA
- the ruvB gene encoding Holliday junction branch migration DNA helicase RuvB → MIERGIADAQANDEERLFEASLRPRSLADFTGQPKLKENLKIAIEAAKMRGEAMDHVLLYGPPGLGKTTIATLIANELGSSFEQTSAPVLQKKLDLTGLLSNIRAKQVFFIDEIHRLAPDVEEMLYSALEDFRVDILVGTGPGARTHSLPVPKFTAVGATTRLGNISAPLRGRFGLMLRLDVYQPDELAGIVRRSAKILDLKMDELASTEIARRSRGTPRIANRLLRRVRDYAQVKASGEMSKQIAIDALELLEVDPLGLDEVDRRIMDAILVKFDGGPVGLSTLSSAIDEEAGTIEDVYEPYLIQQGFVDRTPRGRIATDRAYEYFGLSRRRSASGPPNVLP, encoded by the coding sequence ATGATCGAACGCGGCATAGCGGACGCCCAGGCCAATGACGAGGAGCGTCTCTTTGAGGCCTCTTTGCGTCCGCGCAGTCTTGCTGATTTCACGGGCCAGCCAAAGCTGAAAGAGAATCTGAAGATCGCCATCGAAGCGGCCAAAATGCGCGGCGAGGCGATGGACCATGTGCTGCTCTACGGCCCTCCGGGCCTGGGCAAAACCACCATCGCAACCCTGATCGCCAATGAGCTGGGTTCTTCTTTTGAGCAAACCTCTGCACCAGTACTGCAGAAGAAACTCGACCTCACCGGCCTGCTGAGCAACATCCGCGCCAAGCAGGTCTTTTTCATCGATGAAATTCACCGGCTGGCGCCCGATGTGGAAGAAATGCTTTATTCGGCGCTCGAAGACTTCCGGGTCGATATTCTCGTCGGCACCGGCCCCGGAGCGCGTACGCACTCTCTTCCAGTGCCGAAGTTCACTGCAGTGGGAGCCACCACGCGCCTGGGCAACATCAGCGCCCCGCTGCGCGGACGTTTTGGGCTCATGCTACGGCTGGATGTCTACCAACCAGATGAGCTGGCAGGCATTGTACGCCGCTCGGCAAAAATTCTCGATTTGAAAATGGACGAACTCGCCTCGACCGAGATTGCTCGCCGGAGCCGGGGCACGCCCCGCATCGCCAACCGGCTGCTGCGCCGCGTCCGGGACTATGCACAGGTGAAGGCCTCGGGCGAGATGTCGAAGCAGATTGCTATCGATGCGCTGGAACTGCTCGAAGTGGATCCGCTCGGGCTGGACGAAGTGGATCGCCGCATCATGGATGCGATTCTCGTGAAGTTCGATGGCGGTCCGGTGGGCCTCAGCACGCTATCGAGCGCAATTGACGAAGAGGCAGGAACCATTGAGGACGTCTATGAGCCCTATCTCATCCAGCAGGGTTTTGTCGACCGCACCCCTCGTGGCCGGATTGCAACCGACCGTGCCTATGAATACTTTGGTTTGAGCCGCCGGCGTTCTGCCAGCGGCCCACCAAACGTACTTCCCTAG
- a CDS encoding Dps family protein — translation MGAIQIGLTDDQRAGSAGLLKAALADVYVLYTKTRKYHWNVEGTDFHDLHKFFESQYEELDTAIDEIAERIRALGVYSTGSFKEFLEDARIKEDSNGQISAMQMIENLLNDQEAIIRDLRIDIKRASSEFDDDGNADFLTGLLKSHEKMAWMLRSMLR, via the coding sequence ATGGGCGCCATTCAAATTGGATTGACTGACGATCAGCGAGCGGGCTCAGCGGGATTGCTGAAAGCCGCGCTGGCCGACGTGTATGTGTTGTACACCAAGACTCGCAAGTACCACTGGAATGTAGAGGGTACGGACTTTCATGACCTTCATAAATTCTTCGAGTCGCAGTATGAAGAATTGGATACTGCCATTGACGAGATTGCCGAACGCATCCGTGCTCTCGGTGTCTACAGTACCGGAAGCTTCAAGGAATTTCTCGAAGATGCCCGGATCAAGGAAGATTCCAATGGGCAGATCAGCGCCATGCAGATGATCGAGAATCTGTTGAACGATCAGGAAGCCATCATTCGCGATCTTCGCATTGACATCAAGCGCGCATCGTCGGAATTCGATGACGATGGGAACGCCGATTTTCTGACCGGCTTGTTGAAGAGCCACGAGAAGATGGCCTGGATGCTGCGCTCGATGTTGCGCTAG